The following is a genomic window from Neodiprion virginianus isolate iyNeoVirg1 chromosome 1, iyNeoVirg1.1, whole genome shotgun sequence.
CCCACATACGTTTCATATCTACTCTCAATCCGGACGTGCGTGTCAGTTATATTGAACAAACCTTGTTAGGCAGGGGTAGCGGTTGCGTTCTATATCAAAGTGTCACTTGGCAGTCAAAAATACGTCGATGGTTTATTAGCTACTTCAAATTTGCGAAATATAAACAGTCTAACGTACAATAtagactcattgtcagtgggatgaaatttgactgaaatgtagggaattttttcaaacgtggGTGATTCGTGGAATAACATAAAATTGAATGGAAGCGAATGAAGTGATATTAAatgggatgaaaaaaacgagGTGGAATTTCAAACTGTTTTGTTACGTTTTTCCCCCCTTCTTCGCAATCAATTCACTGGTCAAATTTACCGATTATTCGTTAAAACAACAATTCGTGAAACTAAATGGCGTTCGGGTTTAAAAAAACGTATTCCGTGGGCCAAAAAATGATGACCGCTTTCCTGTGTATTTTCGTACAAGTTATTCGATAtctgtataatttaatttgattttacgtttttttatGCCTGTTACTTTCGACGGCAGTCAATACAATTCCAAGACTATGCTACGTACATTATTCTCAATCAAAATAATGGTTTAATCATTTACACTAATTCGCgaatggaaaaatttgatatagCTCAACTCCGCTGCTGTGGAGAGCTTATAACTACATTGAAAGTAGGTATCTCTATCTCCACCATCAGCAGCAGATTTGCTGGAAAcggaaattttattgaatttttcgcgGGGCCATACATTGCtaaattatgtaaataatGAAACTGATTCAGTTTATTGCTTATAATCGTATAACTTccgtatttttcttcactaatatttaatataatgtCTGCCCGAAATAAAATGTGTGTGTCTACCAAGATTTTGGCTTACTCGTGTGGATTActcattttcaattacaattgtACTATCATACGTTATGATTGTACTTCACCTTACCTACATTTATCATTAGCTATATCAATGCTGCTATTCAATTGTTGCTAGTTGATCACTGCGCTACAAATTCAAATCCGAAATTGACGAGGTTGAGACGTACGATGTGTTAAAGTACAATTTTCTTGGTCGGTTGAGCCCTCAATCAATAGAAATAGGTGAATGAAACTGCGTTCATTGTTGTAGCAAGTCAAATAATAGATATCAAtagtcgttaaaaaaaacaacatcgaGCATCATATTTTAGAAGGCATTTGGCCCACTTTTACGATCTATTATCACTCGAATTAAAAGGTTGGTAGGTTCCATGTCGTTAGATGTCATCATTGTTGTTTCTTATATAGCTTTTTATATCCACTTTCTTCTATTCGTCGGGAACGGCTGTAGACTAAACAGTTTACAAATTCCCTTCTTTTAGTTGCTAATTTTTTAGTAAGCAGTATTTATTAATTGACAATGTTACCCTTCAACTTTACACGTATCGTTAATCTACTTGTTTGTGGAGTTGAATATTCTATGACAATGACTAACTAACCCGTCATTGACTTATCATGACTCATCGTAATGACGCCTCACATGCCAGTTTGAACTTTTTGCTTCTAGTTCCTAACGAATCTGTgagcttttttctttttctttctattaaCCAGTCATTACAGTTTGATCGGTACGCCTAACTGGAAAGCTAGCAATAAAAACTGCGTAAAATGGTCTTAACGACCAACGAAAATAAGTCATAATTGGCTGATGCGTAGTCTATGTATAGTTTTCTCAGATGTTCCAATTGAACTGCTTGGCGTATAAGCTTTGATGAACAACCACTGCGCAGTTTCTGAATCAACAAAGGAGATGACCCACAGTGAGTAATCTTTTTAGGCTTATCGACCGCAATGATTGTTCatcttatcattttattttgtctTAATCTGGACAGCTATCAGCTCAGAACCGATACTGACTCTGAATCATAAATTCGCGATCAGTTGAGCTTCGTCTTCGTGCAAGGTAGCGTAAATATTGTGAGTTAATGTACTCATGGTCAAGTTACTTTATATTGATACATTGATTCGGAAATTGGTGGAAACTTTGTTAATATTCATTGTAGCCTTCGCTGCTATCGTCATGGCCGATAAAAACACCGACGCACTTCGGAAAGTCGCTCTTACTACTGgcgaattttccaaaaattttttgacgaCCGTGGCTGGTGACACTTCGAGTAATTTGGTCGTATCCCCGTTGAGTGCTCAAGTTGCGCTCGCCATGGCTGCCTATGGAGCTGGCGGCAAGACAGCAACGCAAATGCGAAAATCTCTGCTACTTCCGGAAGACAACCAGCTCGGTCAATCCGGCTACAAGTCTCTGATCGAAAGATTGAACGGTGTGAAGGAAGTGGAACTGCGCATcgcgaataaaatatatccTGCAAAACAGTTCGTGATAAAATCTGCGTACAAGGAATTAACTgctagaaaatttttgtccaGGTGCGAGGAACTGGACTTTCACAATTCGGAAGCGGCTGCTCGTACCATAAACTCCTGGTGCGAACAGCAGACTAACAATCGTATCAAGGATGTAATTGCCAGAGGCAGCCTCCATCCCAACACAGCTCTGGTTCTCGTGAACGCTGCCTACTTCAAGGGTAGCTGGGCCAAGAGGTTCGATCCATCTCTAACTGCGGACAGACCATTCCATCTCAATGATAAAACTAGCAAAATCGTTCCTACCATGTTCTTGAAGCATACATTCAGGTTTGGCCACCTTCCCGAAGTCAATGCAAGGTTCATCGAACTCCCGTATCGGGGCAACGAGTTGAGCATGGTTATAATACTGCCCAAAGAAGTGAACGGGCTCAAAGCGGTACGGGATAATCTCCACAAAGTGAATTTGGCAGCGCGGTTAAAGCGGACAGGTCCAAGCCACGTTGAGCTGTCTCTACCAAAGTTCAAAATCGAAACCACGTTGAACCTCGAgcagagtttgaaaattttgggaATGACCGACATGTTTCAGGACGGGGCTGATTTTTCTGGCATCGCCGATTCTGGACTCAAAATTAGCAAGGTCGTCCAAAAGACCTTCATCGAAGTCAACGAGGAGGGTAGCGAGGCGGCTGCTGCTACCGTTATCGTTGCTATGCCAATAAGTCTTGATGCTCAGCCCCCGCCACCAGAAAGATTTATCGTCGATCGGCCGGTGTATTATGCGATATACCATCGAGACTTGGAGGTAACCTTGTTTAATGGATTTCTCCACCAACCTTCCGTGTCATAAGTCATGATGATGTGGGTATAGCTGTGTATCTTAAATAAATGTTTACATCAGATTGAAGTGAAACGATCATTTTGGAACTCGAACACCTATGCGTTGAAAGAATGATTAATTGTGTGAAACCATTAAGTGGGTACTTGCACGGGTGCATGGATGATGAATGTCAATTCTCGTATTTGAATGCTGCGCTGGcgattttattatattcctGTTACCGTGCAGCGTTGTGGAAATATAGTCATTATAAATGTCGGTTGGACTAACCATTAGATTTATAGCGTGTAATAGAACTTCACATAATGACccttaatttttgtaaatcataattttcaattacacgTTACGAAATGAATTGACTCATGAATGGATAATTTAACTTTCGTCGTACAACTACATTCTCTCACAGAGTAATCACTGATAGATCTTTTGCGGAGATTTACACGTACCGTAATACCTGACACAATGACGGCATAGCGCATATAATATTTGCGGCGCGTGCAGAGGATCGCTAGACGAACAGGACTTTCGAACTTTTGCGAAGCGTGTGTTCAGCTTCAGGCGAATAACTGCTCGGGAACTTCGCTTTGTCTCTCACGTAGGGTCAAAGGTAAACTTTTGACACATGTGTGCATATACTCGTGGTTGGTTCGGAGTTTTTCCTCAGTTCGGATTCCGTTCTCCGTTGAGCAGAGGTGAGACCTTACTTAGCATCGGGCAGATCTAATGCAATGAACGACGAGATTGCAAGCGGCAAGAAACAGCGAAATGATAcacagttttattttacactTGTTGCTGCGTATGCGGTTACCATTATCGCTGTATTCCTTCGTCATCGATGTCCAAAGAATTTCTCGAACAAGTCAGTTGACACACACTGGCGCTTTTTAATATCCTGACTTCGCGGCGGTTCCTCCCTCGGAATACGAGATCTCAATAACGTAGCCGTTATATTCAAAGAGGTCCTGTCGCGATTTAAGGTCTTATCATTTGAAACAgaggtgaagagaaaaaaataaaaataaaaataggaatcCTTACCCTTGACTCTCGGGTCAAGTATCGCCGAGGATCGTCATCGCCCGGTTATGAAATTATCGATTGGTCAGTTATTAACGACTGAGATAACCACTTCAGGGATTCGAAGACGGATCAAGAGGACCTCGGCCAGATCGATGGAAATTACTCAACAAAATTACCGCCGAGTGACACTAGCTATAATAATCGGTCATCGCGAAGTGATTACTCAGTATATAATGCACTCCCCCGTGAAGGGCGAAACGGAGATTATATAGAGCAGTAACATCCGACTTTATTGGCTTTTAAGCTTAATCGGGCGTGTTGGATGCGATTGATTTAGGGCTGTTCGCAGAGACTGCAGAATGATTTACCTTACACGTTCCAAAGGGAAAAgtttttgttcgaaaaatttctcgcGTACACGTCTTTTGAATGGGAACGAGCTGGTGGATTCAAACAAACATTTGTAAATCGAGCACGCTGCGCGCCTTAAGTGGCAAGTAAAGATTTGGCGTTGGTACCGAAATGGCATACTTATCAAAGAGTGGAGGTGGTAATGTATTTCGGGGAATTAATCCAACGCGATATACACAAAAAGACAGTGGTCTCCGTGAGAAATACCTTTTACAGAAGTTTCGCTGTTTCCCATTTCTCTCCATCCCTCGCAGGGATTAACTTCGTTTTATTTGTTCCTCTTCTTCTGCCGGGTTTTCATTTCGTtccaggggggggggggggggggagggagggggcTGAAATATCGCTGAAACTTTTTCGTGTATAACTAAATCCCCAATGTCGATCGCATTAGCGTTCGGTGAAGTTCACCAATTCAAATTCGATGAGGCTCGTTGACGTGTCGGCAGGGAGAATCAGCTCGGCCAACAAAACAACAACTTTCAGTGGGGGTGTAAGTTGGGCTGAAAAGTTAACTGGTAACTAACGCGCGTCGATAAACGTGGGCTAACGAGGACGTGACCACGGAACACGTTATACGGCTGACGTGAAACTTTGTGTACGTTTAATTGAACGTCTACAACTTTTCATTCCAAGATTGGTAGCACTGGGTATGACGTTGATTTGAAGGGGAAGGCACtccttgattttttcacttgaTTGAGATTGCTTGTTCATAGAAATTCTGTCTCAGATAGCCCCTGTATCTTATTTTTACGGTAACGTAGgtacatttaaaaaatcgaatacCGTAtgattttctcaaaactagTCGAGAACAACTCGTACCATTTTGGCAATTGTTGTACGTCGGAATTGAAATTCAGTTGTTATTTTTGCGACAGCTGAAACTGGGCACGAACCAACTGTAACGAAACCTTGTCCGCGTATTAATCAGATTTGGATTGTTGTGTCCGTGTCGCCTGTGCGAAAGGGCTGACAATACCAAATGCGACACCTAAATTAATAGGGTCTAATTTTACACGGCTAGTTTAATTTCTGCTTTAATAATGAGACGTGTCTTCTAGGACTCTGTGATGCAGACGTCTAGACGGTTATTTTCTGAAGGAAATTTACACAATACCATATACTTACTATAAAAGCCATCAAAGCTTCTCCCGCAGGCTAAAATCTGCTTCTTAAAGGGGTACTTTGTAAGttcgaaaattatattcgattgtttcgtattttttcgTCTCTCAGTTAGCGCTAGACAATTTGGAACGGCGACAAAAATAAGAACATtcctttgaaatttaaaaaaatccgGGCTATCGACTATTTCGTATCAGAGTTGAGCCTATAAAATTGTGCCTCTCGAGCATTGATTTTGACTATCATTATACCTGCAAACAAGATATCAGTTTTACGAGTCTGACAAAACTTGACCTTATATAAAATTGTCACACAACTTGTTACTGCCGACGAAAACACCTCCGAaggagaaattttattcaacttttctCACCTTTCTCATCCGCGGGAATAAGGCAGCTTAAACTCGGTCTCGCCGAGTGACATCCAAgatcaaaaataatgttgaacCCGAGCCTCTTTTATTAAAACGAAACTGGAAGCGTGGGTAGAATTATTATACCACCAACTGCTGCTTACACGCGGGATCGCGGGATACTTTGAACAAAACGACCAAAAGCTCTCTGGTGTTCGATGTCTATCTCGGCGATAATACAAGAACCGTCGCAGAGATTCTCGTAGCTGTTGTGATTGCATCGCTCTTCCCCGACTCCTGTGCTGATGACGTAATATCCTGTTTCCCCGCGTTTACCGCAGCTGTGCTGAAAACTATTACTTGCACCCATATCCTCGGGACTTTGCGGCGCCAGGATCTTTCGCCACACGTACCTTGAATGGTTCAGAATGGGAGCTGAAAATTATGTCTGGTTATTTACCGCGTGTCATTTCGCAGGGCAAGAACTGACAGAGTGAATTGAGTTAGTTAATCCCAGCTGGCATGGCGTAATTTCCTGCTCTATGCCGTTACATTCGTAATTACAGGTATAGAAGCTTGCGAATTATTTTCTCGCCTGTTTCAAACTACCTTCCATCGCTCATTATCCTCCATTCAATTTTGCACCACTGTCTGACCGATTGTTGGACTAATTGGAATTTGATTGAACCCAGGCTTCCATGTCTCCACATATCTCGGGTTCAACCGAGCTTCGCTTATTTCTCTGGTTGGAATCTATTCGTACGAAACTGGCTTCCGATCGGACTTAGGTACTTCTGTAACTTCTGTTCTTACGGTTCGAAGGGCTGCGGGAGGAAAAAGTCGTGGCACAGTTAAGTGCAACCTTTTGAACACCGGAACGTTGCATCGCCGTGACGCGGAGTATCGGTTGTTTCTCTCGAAGCTGTTTAACGACATTAGTAGCTACGTATGctggaaaattttccaagtaatATTCAGCGCGAATGCGACCCCGTTTCGATTCAGTAGCTGCTACCCCGTTTCGCGGTGAATTGAACACCACTACGTGTCGAGTAAACTTTGTAAAGTGTCATTATCGATACCGTATCACCACACTGTCTTGGACTCAGTATCACCTGTGGAGGATGTCATTAAATCCTTGAATAGAATGCTAGGATGTAATAGGAATAATAATGAGCCTCGATTCGTTTCTAATTTCACTCTCTTAGAATCTGGATATTTCGTATTGAATCATCACGATGATCGAGGTTATTAATGATTGTATTTTTGCATCTTCTCGTGATCGTAATGATATGGTTGTAACTCACCGTATTTCTGGCTACGAGTGAATTTGGTCGGGTAAAGCACGCGGAGGAAGGATCGAAGCGATGCGTAGGTGCTGATAGTTTTTTACCTTGCTAGACTCAAGGCAACGAAAGTGATCCATTGCGATATTCGCACAAGATACAAACCACAAACAGAGGACACAAGATTTTATCTCTAACGAAACACGCGCGTCTGCGTGGGGGTGGCGTTTTGAACAACGACGTGGCTATAAATGTAAAACCTGGTGAAGAACCCTCGATTCTGGAACGTGGAAAGGagataaaatgataataaaccATCCCTCAAAAACGACGTACTCAGGCACTCGCGCGTTAAGGAGGTAGAAtcttgaaaaaaggaaagaaaagaaacgccGATATGGAACGCGTCGTAAATTTAACCACCGCTGCGTACCTAGACGTTGTGAATCACTCTGGAAATTTAGTGACGCCTTGATTTTATCCAGTAGAATTATCCGCAACAAGCTGCAgaataaattgtatttaaTTACAATTGATGCccgaaaattgatatttttgttcagcAGCCGCTAACTATTGATAAAGCATGTAAAGTTTTACCATGTTTTAACAGTCAGGATAAACGaacaaataagtaaaaaacTAATCATTGAAAGTCGCAATTCTGTGATAACGAGTTAAACAAATGATTTAACGTTTTTCGTGCTATATGGTACTTATCGATGTAACATGCACACTGTACGATGCCCTGGTTTAATTCACGTTGCGCCACGAGGTGCAGGGTAAATCAATGTTCGTAACCGAGTCCGATAACTCATTTCCAAGGAGTCACGTGTCCGCGGACCGCGTGATCATTTCGCGAAGCACATGCATAGGATAAATATATCGAATTACGCAAATAGAAATGGGGCACTCCTCTGTTATAGACGAAAGTCAGTGCATCCGTGAGAGAAGCTTCGCGAGACTTGGGGCCGCACTCGGTCTCGTATATCGAGCGAACTTAGTAGTTAACTTATAATTTGCTTGAGAAACTTCGTCTAAGATAGTTGCAGAGCCCTTGCCTGACGTTATCCTCTAAATTGCTTCTTATTTGTCCGTGCAAGCATCGCTAATGAACCGTAGTCGAGTGCTGCTGCACCATTCGCGGTAAAATGACGAAGAGAAAACGGGATCGAAAAGGGAAATCAGCCTTTAATGACCGAGAATGCCGTGTCCACTCGGGGTTGGCTAATCGTGAGTGGCCCAAACTCGACTTCGTCCAAAGATCGGAACGAGCCCCGACGGTT
Proteins encoded in this region:
- the LOC124298578 gene encoding serpin B6-like, with the translated sequence MADKNTDALRKVALTTGEFSKNFLTTVAGDTSSNLVVSPLSAQVALAMAAYGAGGKTATQMRKSLLLPEDNQLGQSGYKSLIERLNGVKEVELRIANKIYPAKQFVIKSAYKELTARKFLSRCEELDFHNSEAAARTINSWCEQQTNNRIKDVIARGSLHPNTALVLVNAAYFKGSWAKRFDPSLTADRPFHLNDKTSKIVPTMFLKHTFRFGHLPEVNARFIELPYRGNELSMVIILPKEVNGLKAVRDNLHKVNLAARLKRTGPSHVELSLPKFKIETTLNLEQSLKILGMTDMFQDGADFSGIADSGLKISKVVQKTFIEVNEEGSEAAAATVIVAMPISLDAQPPPPERFIVDRPVYYAIYHRDLEVTLFNGFLHQPSVS